The following coding sequences are from one Spea bombifrons isolate aSpeBom1 chromosome 13, aSpeBom1.2.pri, whole genome shotgun sequence window:
- the MYBL2 gene encoding myb-related protein B encodes MARRARSEDLEDLQYQDTDSDVPEQRENRVKVKWSSEEDEKLKALVKKFGQGEWKVIASHLSNRTEQQCQHRWLRVLHPDLVKGPWTKEEDEKVIELVKKYGTKHWTLIAKQLKGRMGKQCRERWHNHLNPEVKKSSWTEEEDRIICQAHKLLGNRWAEIAKLLPGRTDNAVKNHWNSTIKRKVETGGFFNARKSVTLGDQEEKEDSGYQPSGEQQREQCPATPERKGDVLGNSSSCESPILPNKLEQLSEADEAASSESSSAPPSVGSGPEKWMVEYVNFLVPGSDMMEPDTDGWCDLTNFDLGEDSAVSDVGSPTCSIPSSEKPEGSSVTEYRLDGHTLSDLSKCSKGELIPISPRPSAAFGTPPSLLKLQKKRRITLSPVTESRTIGNTSIAESSMTPKSTPVKSLPFSPSQFLNFLSKQDALELENPSLTSTPVCSQKVVVTTPLHRDKTPLVQKNSAFITPNRKFMGDCAPHTPTPFKNALEKFGSLKPLPPTPHLEEDLKEVLRRESGIELIIVDQPKYERQKRKPGHPNSPIKKVRKSLALDIMDNETRTATLSLSSASTTKAQNQDCESFLSVSLNESSCSSREENSLLNQGFVHVKSGSSANAQVVELSQPQTDIGEMVKTQENAFLKTDKALLTEKPATVVNKDSCPSSAADLDSIVVAALNSSKVAALKTESAVEIKTDKPKLGRSQRMKIPEPMTTAWKTIAFGGSKDQLLMQEKARALLNSFKQSSTSRTLIMS; translated from the exons ATGGCTAGACGGGCGCGCAG TGAGGATCTTGAAGACTTGCAATATCAAGACACAGACTCGGATGTCCCAGAGCAGAGGGAAAACAGAGTGAAAGTGAAGTGGAGTTCGGAAGAG GATGAGAAATTAAAAGCTTTGGTGAAGAAGTTTGGACAAGGTGAATGGAAAGTGATAGCCAGTCATTTGTCT AACCGAACAGAGCAGCAGTGTCAGCACCGATGGCTTCGTGTTCTTCACCCAGACCTCGTGAAGGGCCCATGGACAAAGGAGGAAGATGAGAAG GTAATCGAACTTGTTAAGAAGTATGGCACAAAACATTGGACCCTCATTGCCAAACAACTCAAGGGAAGAATGGGCAAGCAATGTCGTGAGCGCTGGCACAACCACCTCAATCCGGAAGTTAAAAAGTCCTCCTGGACAGAGGAGGAGGATCGGATTATATGCCAGGCGCACAAACTCCTCGGGAACCGCTGGGCTGAAATTGCCAAACTTCTGCCTGGAAG GACGGACAATGCGGTGAAGAATCACTGGAATTCAACCATTAAGCGTAAAGTGGAAACGGGAGGATTTTTTAATGCAAGGAAGAGCGTTACTCTGGGGGATCAGGAAGAGAAGGAAGATTCTGGTTATCAGCCATCTGGGGAGCAG CAGAGGGAGCAGTGCCCAGCCACCCCAGAAAGGAAAGGCGATGTTTTGGGAAATAGCAGTAGCTGTGAATCTCCCATATTGCCAAACAAGTTGGAACAGCTCAGTGAGGCGGACGAGGCAGCAAGCTCAGAATCCAGCTCGGCGCCACCTTCTGTAGGTTCTGGTCCAGAGAAATGGATGGTGGAATATGTCAACTTCCTGGTGCCAGGCTCTGACATGATGGAACCT GACACTGATGGCTGGTGTGACTTGACAAATTTTGATCTGGGAGAAGACTCTGCAGTTAGTGATGTTGGCAGCCCTACCTGCAGCATCCCTTCCTCCGAGAAACCTGAAGGGTCCAGTGTCACCGAATATAGACTAGATGGGCATACGCTGTCTGACCTGAGCAAATGCAGCAAAGGGGAGTTAATCCCAATTTCTCCCCGGCCTAGTGCTGCCTTTGGGACACCGCCTTCCCTCTTAAAACTGCAAAAGAAGAGAAGGATCACGCTGTCACCTGTCACCGAAAGTAGGACCATAGGCAACACCTCTATTGCGGAGAGCAGCATGACTCCCAAGAGCACACCTGTAAAATCCCTACCTTTCTCTCCATCGCAG TTCTTGAATTTCTTGTCAAAGCAAGATGCCTTAGAACTTGAGAACCCTTCACTCACCTCCACGCCGGTGTGTAGTCAGAAGGTGGTGGTGACCACCCCACTCCACAGGGACAAAACTCCCCTGGTGCAGAAGAACTCAGC atttaTCACGCCGAACCGGAAGTTCATGGGAGACTGCGCTCCCCATACTCCCACTCCGTTTAAAAACGCCCTGGAGAAGTTTGGGTCTCTGAAGCCTCTG CCTCCCACCCCTCACCTCGAAGAGGACCTGAAAGAGGTCTTGCGACGGGAATCTGGCATAGAGTTGATCATCGTAGATCAACCGAAGTATGAGCGACAGAAGAGGAAACCAGGG CATCCTAACAGCCCTATTAAAAAGGTGCGGAAGTCTCTTGCTTTGGATATAATGGACAACGAGACAAGGACGGCTACCCTGTCCCTCTCATCTGCCTCAACAACCAAGGCACAG aATCAAGATTGTGAAAGCTTTCTGTCGGTCTCTCTGAACGAGTCCTCCTGTAGCAGCAGAGAAGAGAACAGTCTCCTCAATCAGGGATTTGTACATGTCAAGAGCGGCAGCAGCGCCAACGCGCAGGTTGTCGAGCTGTCACAGCCACAGACTGACATTGGGGAAATGGTCAAAACACAAGAGAACGCCTTTCTAAAGACTGATAAGGCGCTGCTGACAGAGAAGCCGGCCACAGTTGTAAATAAGGACTCTTGCCCAAGTTCAGCCGCAGACCTAGACTCTATTGTTGTGGCCGCCTTGAATTCCAGCAAGGTTGCGGCTTTGAAGACTGAATCGGCagtggaaataaaaacagacaaaccGAAATTAGGCCGGTCGCAAAGAATGAAGATTCCAGAGCCT atgacaacTGCATGGAAAACCATTGCGTTTGGTGGCTCTAAGGACCAGTTGTTAATGCAGGAGAAAGCAAGGGCATTATTAAACTCCTTCAAACAATCCTCCACCTCGAGAACCCTCATCATGTCCTGA